A single genomic interval of Spirosoma linguale DSM 74 harbors:
- a CDS encoding transcriptional regulator, AraC family (PFAM: helix-turn-helix- domain containing protein AraC type~SMART: Helix-turn-helix, AraC domain~KEGG: scl:sce6224 AraC family transcriptional regulator), with translation MKRFKTISEFLQFRQLPKPEHPLLSVLELESVDSLSLSEPATWVCDFYCIALKRVANAGEVKLKYGQQTYDYDDGIMAFISPNQVLSLSVDKRAVQLKQSGWMLLIHPDFLWNTPLATTIRQYDFWDYSVNEALFLSEKEEALLVNIMRNIRQEYHSTIDKFSKSIIISHLETLLNYADRFYHRQFITREKSSHQILERLDSLLNNYFGNRDLISTGLPKVGYIAESLNLSPKYLSSLLKVLTGQNTQQHIHEKLIEKAKEKLSTSELTVSEIAYELGFEHLQSFSKLFKTKTNQSPLAFRASFQ, from the coding sequence ATGAAACGGTTTAAAACCATCAGCGAATTTCTGCAATTCAGGCAGCTTCCCAAACCAGAGCACCCTTTACTGAGTGTCTTAGAGTTAGAATCAGTTGACAGTTTAAGCCTGAGCGAACCGGCGACATGGGTTTGTGATTTCTATTGCATCGCCCTTAAACGGGTGGCCAATGCCGGTGAGGTTAAGTTAAAGTACGGGCAGCAGACCTATGATTACGACGACGGTATCATGGCATTTATATCGCCCAACCAGGTGTTAAGCCTCTCTGTCGATAAGCGTGCCGTACAACTCAAACAATCAGGGTGGATGTTGCTCATCCATCCTGATTTCTTATGGAACACCCCACTTGCTACTACGATCAGGCAGTATGATTTCTGGGATTATTCGGTCAATGAAGCCTTGTTTTTATCCGAAAAAGAAGAGGCTTTACTGGTTAATATCATGAGGAATATCCGGCAGGAGTATCATTCGACGATCGATAAGTTTAGCAAAAGCATTATCATCTCGCACCTGGAAACCCTGCTTAACTATGCCGATCGGTTTTACCATCGGCAGTTTATCACCAGGGAGAAATCCAGCCATCAGATACTCGAACGGTTGGATAGCCTATTGAATAATTATTTTGGTAACCGTGATTTGATCTCGACAGGATTACCAAAGGTTGGGTACATCGCCGAATCCTTAAATTTGTCGCCTAAATATTTAAGCAGTTTGCTAAAGGTACTGACCGGGCAGAATACCCAGCAGCACATTCATGAGAAGCTGATTGAAAAAGCGAAAGAAAAGCTGTCAACCAGCGAGTTAACCGTCAGTGAGATTGCTTACGAACTGGGGTTCGAACATCTACAATCGTTCAGTAAGCTGTTTAAGACAAAAACGAACCAGTCTCCGCTGGCGTTTAGGGCTTCCTTTCAATAA
- a CDS encoding Alcohol dehydrogenase zinc-binding domain protein (PFAM: Alcohol dehydrogenase zinc-binding domain protein; Alcohol dehydrogenase GroES domain protein~KEGG: bxe:Bxe_C0078 putative zinc-binding dehydrogenase) has product MKAIRVYEFGGPEVMKLVEVERPVPAADEILVKVYASSVNPADYIFREGGNELMRSFLTLPMGLGLDAAGIVEELGSEVTDFKKGDKVYGVPNFPGDGSYAEYIAARASQFSLMPHRITFNDAGALPSCALIAWNGIVDLGNVQPGKRVLIHGAAGGVGNLAVQFAKAMGGYVIGTASAHNIDFLKDLGADEVIDYNNERFDELLRDVDVIFNASPVRDESIRLRSADVIREGGIFICTHLDQPLTDDFLIALAHKNATGTLVGGGSISYTSSLSGTTGLINEGKVKAVVSKVYPLQQVADAHRESETKHVRGKIVLEIRQENNSDETV; this is encoded by the coding sequence ATGAAAGCGATTAGAGTTTATGAGTTTGGTGGACCTGAGGTAATGAAATTGGTCGAAGTAGAACGCCCCGTTCCGGCCGCCGATGAGATTTTAGTGAAGGTATACGCCAGCAGTGTCAATCCTGCCGATTATATTTTTCGCGAAGGCGGAAATGAGCTGATGCGGTCTTTTCTGACGTTACCTATGGGACTGGGTCTGGATGCTGCAGGTATTGTGGAGGAATTGGGTAGTGAGGTGACTGATTTTAAAAAAGGGGATAAGGTGTATGGGGTTCCTAATTTCCCGGGCGATGGAAGTTATGCTGAATATATTGCCGCTAGGGCAAGCCAGTTTTCGTTAATGCCCCATCGTATCACGTTTAACGACGCCGGGGCGCTTCCTTCCTGTGCACTCATTGCCTGGAATGGTATCGTGGATTTGGGTAATGTACAGCCAGGAAAGCGTGTTCTGATTCATGGTGCAGCCGGTGGTGTAGGCAATCTGGCAGTGCAGTTTGCCAAAGCTATGGGTGGCTACGTGATCGGAACAGCATCCGCCCACAATATTGATTTTTTGAAAGACCTGGGCGCCGACGAGGTAATCGATTATAACAACGAGCGTTTCGACGAGTTGCTGCGTGATGTAGATGTCATATTCAACGCATCGCCTGTTCGCGACGAGAGCATCCGGTTAAGGTCGGCTGACGTTATAAGGGAGGGAGGCATATTTATATGCACGCATCTGGACCAACCCCTTACGGACGATTTTTTAATCGCACTAGCCCATAAGAATGCTACCGGAACGCTGGTTGGCGGAGGCAGTATAAGCTATACATCATCGCTGAGCGGTACCACTGGGCTGATCAACGAGGGCAAAGTAAAAGCGGTAGTGAGCAAGGTATATCCGTTGCAGCAGGTAGCAGATGCCCATCGCGAAAGTGAAACCAAACACGTGCGCGGTAAAATTGTTCTTGAAATACGACAGGAAAACAATTCTGATGAAACGGTTTAA
- a CDS encoding conserved hypothetical protein (KEGG: ara:Arad_4654 hypothetical protein), producing MNLTTEYIQRCQGILTTIEQQAEAIQQAAGWFSQTILAGRMVHLFGSGHSRIMVEEMWPRYGSFPGFNPIVELSLSFHNLVVGANGQRQAMFLENVPGLAQRILRNYDLSNLDSALVISSSGSNVVPIEMAELFQQQGVKVVALITKEHAEKSTSKRADGKKLSDFADLVLDTGAPVGDAMIAVPGLATPVAPGSTVGGAVLVNCIKAEVAQLLTQAGQPPRVLSAGNVVGTEKAVSLFESAYDEHAHRLAKLYQRVGVPSYVSEQSGTFTNNQGF from the coding sequence ATGAATCTCACCACCGAGTATATTCAGCGTTGTCAGGGTATCTTAACAACCATCGAACAGCAGGCCGAAGCAATTCAACAGGCTGCCGGGTGGTTCAGTCAGACAATTCTGGCCGGACGGATGGTCCACCTGTTTGGTAGTGGACATAGTCGCATTATGGTCGAGGAAATGTGGCCGCGCTACGGTTCCTTTCCGGGTTTTAACCCCATCGTAGAACTGTCGCTTTCGTTTCATAACCTTGTTGTGGGGGCTAATGGACAGCGGCAAGCTATGTTTCTGGAAAATGTACCTGGTTTAGCACAGCGTATTTTACGGAATTATGACTTGTCGAATCTGGATTCAGCCCTGGTGATTTCGTCCAGTGGCAGTAACGTGGTACCCATTGAAATGGCTGAGTTGTTTCAGCAACAGGGTGTTAAAGTGGTCGCCTTGATTACAAAGGAGCATGCCGAAAAAAGTACCAGCAAACGGGCAGATGGGAAAAAGTTAAGCGACTTTGCCGACCTGGTGCTCGACACCGGTGCACCCGTTGGTGATGCCATGATCGCGGTGCCAGGACTGGCTACCCCCGTTGCGCCCGGCTCGACCGTAGGCGGAGCGGTTTTGGTCAACTGTATCAAGGCCGAAGTTGCCCAACTGCTTACCCAGGCGGGTCAGCCACCCAGGGTGCTTTCGGCGGGTAATGTTGTGGGGACGGAAAAAGCAGTATCTCTGTTCGAAAGCGCTTACGATGAGCACGCCCACCGACTCGCCAAACTTTACCAGCGGGTAGGAGTACCCTCCTACGTGAGCGAGCAATCCGGTACGTTTACCAACAATCAGGGCTTTTGA
- a CDS encoding ROK family protein (PFAM: ROK family protein~KEGG: ank:AnaeK_0168 ROK family protein) — translation MEIRVRTAIGIDLGGTRIKGVLIDTNTGTVLHQLITPTGDGKSGHWKRAVAETIWALNQQAAEPVQGIGLSAPGLPTPDNTAIACMPGRLQGLEGFDWSAYLGQPVRVLNDAHAALMAEARFGALKGVQHGLMLTLGTGVGGGLLLNGHLYQGFFQMAGHLGHVTVNADSVHPDITSMPGSLEDAIGNVTVGRRSFGRYTNTHELLDGYRRGEPLATQVWLTSIRHLAVSMASLANAFSPEIMVLGGGIMQADRDLLDPLQTFFDLFEWRPAGKATTIRRAYYEEWAGAIGAAAFLND, via the coding sequence ATGGAAATCCGAGTCAGAACGGCAATAGGCATAGACTTGGGCGGGACACGTATAAAAGGAGTGTTAATTGACACGAACACCGGAACGGTTCTTCATCAATTGATTACACCAACCGGCGATGGGAAAAGCGGCCATTGGAAGCGGGCCGTAGCCGAAACTATTTGGGCCTTGAACCAACAGGCAGCGGAGCCGGTGCAGGGCATTGGTTTATCGGCACCGGGCCTGCCAACGCCCGACAATACGGCTATTGCCTGCATGCCCGGTCGACTGCAGGGCCTGGAAGGATTCGATTGGTCGGCTTACCTGGGCCAACCCGTTCGGGTGTTGAACGACGCCCACGCAGCTCTGATGGCCGAAGCTCGCTTTGGCGCCCTTAAAGGTGTCCAGCATGGGTTGATGCTAACGTTGGGAACGGGTGTAGGTGGAGGGCTTTTGTTGAACGGACATCTCTATCAGGGATTTTTTCAAATGGCGGGTCACCTTGGACATGTTACGGTGAACGCCGACAGTGTCCATCCCGACATTACCAGCATGCCCGGCAGTTTGGAAGATGCCATCGGCAACGTAACCGTGGGACGGCGGTCGTTTGGTCGGTACACGAACACGCACGAACTGCTCGATGGCTACCGACGGGGCGAACCCCTTGCTACGCAGGTATGGCTGACATCGATCCGTCACCTGGCTGTTTCGATGGCTTCACTGGCAAATGCCTTTTCGCCGGAGATCATGGTATTGGGTGGCGGCATCATGCAGGCCGATCGGGATTTGCTGGACCCACTTCAAACCTTTTTCGATCTGTTTGAGTGGCGACCGGCGGGAAAGGCCACAACCATACGTAGAGCTTATTATGAAGAATGGGCCGGAGCCATTGGCGCTGCGGCTTTTCTAAACGATTAA
- a CDS encoding putative integral membrane protein; putative sugar permease (KEGG: eum:ECUMN_4892 putative integral membrane protein; putative sugar permease), which translates to MFIIESYGTAVLFCVVTMLCWGSWANTQKLSAGNWRFELFYWDYVLGIVGLALLLALTLGSIGEGGRSFLADVGQADMANIGSALWGGVLFNAANILLVAAIAIAGMSVAFPVGIGLALVIGVVVNYLNAPVGSAGLLFGGIALIVVAILLNAVAYRRTATTGANLSTKGLLLSVVAGCLMGLFYGYVAKAMFPNFDRPEPGKLSPYTAVVFFSLGILASNFVFNTLLMRRPFAGTPVSYADYFRGSGRNHLTGVLGGMIWCLGMAFSILASDKAGPAISYGLGQGATVVAALWGIYVWREFRSAPRGVNGLLNGMLLCYIIGLGLLIVAR; encoded by the coding sequence ATGTTTATCATTGAATCATACGGCACAGCCGTGCTGTTTTGCGTGGTTACTATGCTGTGTTGGGGATCGTGGGCCAATACCCAGAAGCTTTCGGCCGGCAACTGGCGTTTTGAGTTGTTTTACTGGGATTATGTACTGGGTATTGTTGGGCTGGCGCTGCTGCTGGCACTTACGCTGGGAAGTATAGGTGAGGGCGGACGCTCGTTTCTGGCCGATGTCGGTCAGGCAGATATGGCCAATATCGGCTCGGCGCTGTGGGGCGGGGTGCTTTTCAACGCGGCTAATATTCTGCTGGTAGCCGCCATTGCAATTGCGGGCATGTCGGTCGCATTTCCGGTTGGCATCGGGCTGGCACTGGTCATTGGCGTAGTGGTCAACTACCTCAACGCACCGGTTGGTAGTGCCGGATTGCTGTTTGGGGGGATAGCCCTGATTGTGGTGGCTATTCTGCTCAACGCCGTTGCCTACCGCCGAACTGCCACGACGGGTGCCAATCTATCAACAAAAGGGTTATTGCTGTCGGTGGTAGCGGGTTGTTTAATGGGGTTATTTTACGGCTATGTTGCCAAAGCCATGTTTCCCAACTTCGATCGGCCCGAGCCCGGTAAGCTGAGCCCCTATACCGCTGTTGTCTTTTTCTCACTGGGTATTCTGGCCAGTAATTTCGTTTTTAACACGCTGCTCATGCGTCGGCCATTTGCCGGGACGCCAGTGAGTTACGCCGATTATTTTCGGGGAAGCGGTCGCAACCACCTGACCGGTGTGCTCGGCGGTATGATCTGGTGCCTGGGTATGGCGTTCAGTATTCTGGCGTCTGACAAAGCCGGACCAGCCATTAGTTACGGACTTGGCCAGGGGGCAACCGTTGTAGCGGCTTTGTGGGGGATTTACGTCTGGCGCGAGTTTCGTTCAGCGCCCAGGGGAGTGAACGGATTACTGAATGGCATGCTGTTATGTTACATCATTGGATTAGGTCTTCTGATTGTGGCCCGTTAA
- a CDS encoding ADP-ribosylation/Crystallin J1 (PFAM: ADP-ribosylation/Crystallin J1~KEGG: hypothetical protein), with the protein MKKLYLLLPLLALTGFGRIAGDAPFSAETFRSPAPMPKKGPNATSSDHPAASVTMSKATLLDKIKGGWAGQVIGCTFGGPTEFRFNGTMMNDYQPIPWYDGYIKKTMIENFGLYDDLYMDLTFVDVFEKKGLDAPVSEHANAFAKAEYMLWHANQVGRYNILNGMKAPESGHWLNNPHADDIDFQIEADFSGLMSPGMPNTAVKIGDPIGHIMNYGDGWYGGVYVGAMYALAFLNNDVNYVVREGLKAVPAQSTFYQCIADVIKWHDQYPNDWKRTWFEIQRKWSDEVGCTDGVFAPFNIDAKINSAYIVLGLLYGQGDYTKTMQISTRAGQDSDCNPSSAGGILGTMLGYSKIPAYWKQGLAEAEDIDFKYTTMSLNDVYGIGMKHALQVIERNGGNVSGDNVTIAVQTPKPVRLEQGFTGHFPTEKRGINKELTGPGQADEFTATFNGIGFIVEGQPVPKAGGRSDGDFVYQLEVYVDGQKMETASIPAGFTRRRYDLTWKYQLAPGNHTLKLKLLNSDKDVSLRLRNLIVFGNKPILARY; encoded by the coding sequence ATGAAAAAACTCTATTTACTCCTTCCGCTACTGGCGCTAACGGGTTTCGGTCGGATCGCCGGTGATGCGCCGTTTTCTGCCGAAACATTTCGATCACCGGCCCCGATGCCCAAAAAAGGGCCGAATGCTACCAGCTCTGATCATCCGGCCGCTAGCGTCACCATGTCTAAAGCAACCTTGCTGGACAAGATTAAAGGTGGCTGGGCTGGTCAAGTGATTGGCTGTACGTTTGGCGGACCTACGGAATTCAGATTCAACGGAACCATGATGAACGATTATCAGCCCATTCCGTGGTACGACGGCTACATCAAAAAGACGATGATCGAGAATTTTGGGCTCTATGATGATCTGTATATGGACCTGACGTTTGTTGATGTATTCGAGAAAAAAGGCCTCGATGCGCCCGTCAGCGAACACGCCAACGCCTTTGCTAAAGCGGAATACATGCTCTGGCACGCCAATCAGGTGGGGCGTTACAACATCCTCAACGGCATGAAAGCGCCCGAGTCAGGCCACTGGCTCAACAATCCCCATGCCGACGACATCGACTTTCAGATTGAAGCGGATTTTTCGGGATTGATGTCGCCCGGGATGCCCAATACGGCCGTGAAGATCGGTGACCCCATCGGCCACATTATGAACTATGGCGACGGCTGGTACGGTGGGGTATATGTGGGTGCTATGTACGCGCTGGCGTTTCTTAATAACGATGTAAACTACGTGGTTCGGGAAGGGTTAAAGGCAGTTCCGGCACAGAGTACATTCTATCAGTGCATTGCCGATGTGATCAAATGGCACGACCAGTATCCCAATGATTGGAAACGGACCTGGTTCGAAATACAACGTAAATGGTCCGACGAGGTGGGCTGTACGGATGGTGTATTTGCGCCTTTTAACATCGACGCTAAAATCAATTCGGCCTATATCGTTCTGGGACTGCTCTACGGACAGGGCGATTACACCAAAACCATGCAGATCAGTACCCGCGCCGGGCAGGATTCCGACTGCAATCCATCGTCGGCGGGCGGTATATTGGGGACCATGCTGGGCTATAGCAAGATTCCGGCTTACTGGAAACAGGGCCTTGCCGAGGCAGAAGATATCGACTTTAAATACACGACCATGTCGCTCAACGATGTGTATGGCATCGGGATGAAACACGCACTTCAGGTCATCGAGCGGAACGGCGGCAACGTTAGTGGCGATAACGTAACCATTGCCGTACAAACGCCCAAGCCTGTTCGTCTGGAACAAGGCTTCACGGGCCATTTCCCAACCGAAAAACGCGGTATTAACAAAGAACTGACCGGGCCGGGCCAGGCCGATGAATTTACCGCTACCTTCAACGGAATCGGGTTTATTGTGGAAGGGCAGCCTGTTCCAAAAGCCGGTGGCCGCAGTGACGGCGATTTTGTGTACCAGCTTGAGGTCTACGTGGATGGCCAGAAAATGGAAACCGCCAGTATTCCGGCTGGTTTCACCCGCCGTCGCTACGATCTGACCTGGAAGTACCAACTGGCTCCGGGCAATCATACGCTGAAACTCAAACTGCTCAACTCAGATAAAGACGTTTCGCTGCGGCTGCGTAACCTGATTGTATTCGGAAATAAACCCATTCTGGCCCGTTACTAA
- a CDS encoding ribokinase (TIGRFAM: ribokinase~PFAM: PfkB domain protein~KEGG: apa:APP7_1733 ribokinase) codes for MPSVVCVIGSSNTDMVIKGDKLPAPGETVLGGTFLMNPGGKGANQAVAAVRLANAPNPTATTPSTTVTFVANVGNDIFGQQALDQFEREGIRTDFVTTDADEPSGVALIGVDSKGENSIMVASGANSRLGQEQVAHALAAGLDADNTVVLLQLETPISTVEYAIRQSYERGMRVVLNPAPAQLLDPALLACLYAITPNETEAELLTGIRVTDEATAQQAAGRLHEAGVPNVVITLGSRGAYLSTPSGVSMIAAPPVTAVDTTAAGDCFNGALVIAIAEGLNLPDAVDFACKAASISVTRMGAQASLPYRSEVDSLRLSN; via the coding sequence ATGCCTTCTGTAGTTTGTGTTATTGGTAGTTCGAACACCGATATGGTGATCAAGGGCGATAAACTACCGGCCCCCGGCGAAACCGTACTGGGCGGTACCTTTCTAATGAATCCCGGTGGAAAAGGGGCCAACCAGGCTGTTGCAGCCGTCCGGCTGGCAAATGCACCCAACCCGACGGCTACGACTCCGTCTACTACGGTAACCTTTGTGGCCAATGTAGGAAACGACATCTTTGGTCAGCAGGCACTCGATCAATTCGAGCGGGAGGGCATACGGACAGATTTCGTCACGACGGATGCAGACGAGCCCTCCGGCGTTGCCCTCATTGGGGTGGACAGCAAAGGGGAGAACAGCATCATGGTGGCGTCGGGGGCCAACTCTCGACTTGGACAGGAGCAGGTGGCCCATGCCTTGGCCGCCGGGCTGGATGCAGACAACACGGTTGTATTACTACAACTGGAGACCCCGATTTCAACCGTTGAGTACGCCATTCGACAGAGTTACGAACGGGGAATGCGGGTTGTCCTGAACCCGGCCCCGGCGCAACTTCTCGACCCGGCACTACTGGCGTGTTTGTACGCAATTACCCCCAACGAAACCGAAGCTGAGTTGCTTACGGGTATTCGCGTGACCGACGAAGCCACTGCACAGCAGGCGGCCGGGCGGTTGCACGAAGCGGGTGTGCCAAACGTAGTGATTACGCTTGGCTCGCGGGGGGCTTACCTGTCCACACCCTCGGGCGTGTCGATGATTGCGGCTCCGCCCGTAACGGCCGTTGACACTACGGCGGCTGGCGACTGCTTCAACGGTGCCCTGGTAATCGCCATTGCCGAAGGGCTAAACTTGCCGGATGCCGTGGATTTTGCCTGCAAAGCCGCGTCGATTTCGGTTACCCGCATGGGTGCTCAGGCTTCGCTTCCCTACCGGTCGGAGGTCGATTCGCTGCGGTTGTCTAATTAA
- a CDS encoding Xylose isomerase domain protein TIM barrel (PFAM: Xylose isomerase domain protein TIM barrel~KEGG: tcx:Tcr_1802 hypothetical protein), which translates to MQIKFYAPEWGNTLPFPTFCQRVKAAGYDGVEMPLPLEAEARQIIVDTIRENDLELIGQYWQSFEPDLDEHCRNYEMYLRNLIDVQPLFINCQTGKDYFSFDQNKRLFDLASQISAETGIKITHETHRGKALFAAHIARKYLAELPELRICLDISHWCNVHESLLEDQTEAVELAIAHTDHIHSRVGHPEGPQVNDPRAPEWALTLSAHLAWWDKIVQAHQAAGTQLTVTTEFGPATYMPVMPYTQLPIGDQWEINVFMMNLLKERYA; encoded by the coding sequence ATGCAGATCAAATTTTACGCCCCAGAATGGGGAAATACGCTTCCCTTTCCCACGTTCTGCCAACGTGTTAAAGCAGCTGGATACGATGGGGTCGAAATGCCGCTGCCGCTTGAGGCAGAAGCCCGGCAGATAATTGTCGATACGATACGTGAAAATGACCTTGAGCTCATTGGACAATACTGGCAGTCGTTCGAACCCGACCTGGATGAACACTGCCGGAACTACGAAATGTATCTCCGCAATCTTATAGACGTTCAGCCCTTGTTTATCAATTGCCAGACGGGTAAAGATTATTTTTCATTCGATCAGAACAAGCGTCTGTTTGATCTGGCAAGTCAGATCTCAGCAGAAACGGGTATTAAAATCACGCACGAAACGCACCGGGGTAAAGCACTTTTTGCGGCCCATATTGCCCGTAAATACTTAGCTGAGTTGCCCGAGCTGCGCATTTGCCTTGATATTTCGCACTGGTGTAATGTCCATGAGTCGTTGCTTGAAGACCAGACTGAAGCCGTGGAGCTGGCTATTGCTCATACCGACCATATTCACAGTCGGGTAGGGCATCCGGAAGGTCCTCAGGTCAATGATCCCCGCGCTCCGGAATGGGCACTGACACTCAGCGCGCATCTGGCCTGGTGGGATAAGATTGTTCAGGCGCATCAGGCGGCCGGTACGCAGCTAACTGTCACAACCGAGTTCGGCCCGGCAACCTACATGCCGGTTATGCCCTACACGCAGCTGCCCATCGGTGATCAGTGGGAAATAAACGTATTCATGATGAATCTGCTGAAGGAGCGGTATGCCTGA
- a CDS encoding Xylose isomerase domain protein TIM barrel (PFAM: Xylose isomerase domain protein TIM barrel~KEGG: amc:MADE_00428 twin-arginine translocation pathway signal), producing MKNSVSAFAFVILLGLGPAQAQKKVFPQTPGMVSYTYRNSFQKNVAATLDTIKAFGITDMEFSNLFGKTAADLRRLLDERGMKCSSFGVGYPDLQNKLAEVGQNAKTLGAEFVRVAWIPHQGAFTLDMAKKTVDDFNRFGKQLKDEYGLTFCYHNHGYEFEKYEDGTLFDYIIKNTDPKYVSYELDILWTVFPGQDPVALLKKYPNRFKLMHLKDLRKGVVGNLSGGTPVENDVALGTGQIDLPAVLQAAQKAGVQHYYIEDESPSIAIQVPQSIAYLKNLKK from the coding sequence TTTCGTTATCCTACTGGGTTTAGGACCGGCGCAGGCTCAGAAAAAGGTATTCCCGCAAACACCCGGAATGGTTTCGTATACGTATCGGAATAGTTTCCAGAAAAACGTTGCCGCCACGCTCGACACCATCAAGGCGTTTGGTATTACCGATATGGAGTTTTCCAATCTGTTTGGTAAAACAGCCGCCGATCTGCGCAGGCTTTTGGACGAGCGGGGTATGAAATGCTCTTCCTTCGGCGTCGGCTATCCTGATCTGCAAAACAAACTGGCAGAAGTAGGCCAGAACGCAAAAACGCTCGGTGCAGAATTTGTGCGTGTAGCCTGGATACCGCATCAGGGTGCGTTTACCCTCGATATGGCAAAGAAAACCGTCGACGATTTCAATCGGTTTGGCAAACAGTTGAAAGATGAATACGGTCTCACTTTCTGCTATCATAACCACGGCTATGAATTCGAGAAATACGAAGACGGTACGCTGTTCGACTATATCATTAAAAATACTGACCCCAAATACGTGAGTTATGAACTCGATATTCTGTGGACGGTTTTTCCGGGTCAGGACCCTGTTGCACTGCTCAAAAAATACCCGAATCGCTTTAAACTGATGCACCTGAAAGACCTGCGAAAGGGAGTTGTTGGCAACTTGTCGGGTGGTACGCCGGTGGAGAACGATGTAGCACTGGGGACAGGCCAGATCGATCTGCCTGCGGTGTTACAGGCGGCTCAGAAAGCGGGCGTTCAGCATTATTATATTGAAGATGAAAGCCCAAGTATTGCTATACAGGTACCCCAAAGCATCGCCTATCTTAAGAATCTAAAAAAGTAA